From Streptomyces sp. NBC_01283, a single genomic window includes:
- a CDS encoding reverse transcriptase domain-containing protein, producing MQDAETVLGVIRERGRRGLPLERLYRQLFNSQLFLMAYGRIYANKGAMTPGTTRETVDGRSLAKIDTIISALRSESYRWSPARRVYIPKKNGKLRPLGVTSWSDKLVAEVVRLLLEAYYDVQFSDRSHGFRPDRGCHTALREVATAWTGTHWFIEGDISDCFGSLDHKIMVGVLAEKIHDGRFLLLIERMLQAGYLEDWKWNATLSGAPQGGTASPILSNIYLDRLDQFVEQDLLPEYNRGSPRRKNPAYVANKSQIEKAERRGDLDTVKLLKQQRRRLPSGDPKDPGFRRLKYVRYCDDWLLGFAGPKHEAKEIKSRIQKFLHDELKLELSESKTLITHAASQAARFLGYEIRVQHEDTKLTRGRRAVNGVMGLYVPNAVTRERCARYMRNGKPAARGQLFHDSDFTIVGKYGAEYRGFVQYYLLAQDVFRLSTLRWVMETSMLKTLAAKHRSTVPVMARAFKATISTPVGPRICFEAVVQREAGRNPLVARFGGNPLIRKRTAVLTDRRPTMASPGNELIHRLLAGKCEICGAGKGLQVHHLRKLADLNRPGRPDRPPWMTLMAARRRKTLVVCSACHHNIHAGRGSPLPRK from the coding sequence ATGCAGGACGCTGAAACAGTCCTGGGCGTCATCCGGGAACGCGGCAGGCGTGGCCTACCGCTGGAGAGGTTGTATCGACAGCTGTTCAACTCGCAGTTGTTCCTGATGGCCTACGGACGCATCTACGCCAACAAGGGTGCGATGACGCCCGGGACCACCAGGGAGACCGTGGACGGCAGGTCCCTGGCCAAAATCGACACGATCATCAGCGCATTGCGCTCGGAATCGTATCGGTGGTCACCGGCCAGACGTGTCTATATCCCGAAGAAGAATGGGAAGTTGCGTCCGCTGGGCGTGACGTCCTGGTCGGACAAGCTGGTCGCCGAGGTGGTCCGCCTGCTGCTTGAGGCGTACTACGACGTCCAGTTCTCCGACCGGTCCCACGGTTTCCGGCCGGACCGGGGCTGCCACACCGCGCTGCGCGAGGTGGCCACGGCCTGGACCGGAACGCACTGGTTCATCGAAGGTGACATCTCCGACTGCTTCGGCTCCCTCGACCACAAGATCATGGTTGGGGTGCTTGCGGAGAAGATCCACGATGGCCGGTTCCTGCTGCTGATCGAGCGCATGCTGCAAGCCGGGTATTTGGAGGACTGGAAATGGAACGCCACGCTCAGTGGCGCCCCACAGGGCGGCACGGCGTCCCCGATCTTGTCGAATATCTACCTGGATCGCCTCGACCAGTTCGTTGAACAAGACCTGCTGCCCGAATACAACCGGGGCAGCCCCCGTCGCAAGAACCCGGCCTACGTGGCCAACAAGTCCCAGATCGAGAAGGCCGAACGGCGTGGTGACCTGGATACGGTGAAGCTGCTGAAACAGCAGCGCCGCAGGCTGCCGAGCGGCGACCCGAAAGACCCGGGGTTTCGACGGCTGAAGTACGTGCGGTATTGCGACGACTGGCTGCTCGGCTTCGCTGGTCCCAAACACGAGGCCAAGGAGATCAAGTCGCGGATCCAGAAGTTCCTGCACGATGAACTTAAGCTGGAACTCTCGGAGTCCAAGACACTGATTACCCATGCCGCCAGCCAGGCGGCACGGTTCCTCGGCTATGAAATACGGGTCCAGCACGAGGACACGAAACTCACTCGCGGCCGCCGTGCAGTCAACGGCGTCATGGGTTTGTATGTGCCCAACGCGGTGACTCGTGAACGATGCGCCCGCTACATGAGAAACGGGAAGCCTGCGGCACGCGGACAGCTCTTCCACGACAGCGATTTCACCATCGTCGGGAAGTACGGTGCCGAATACCGAGGGTTCGTCCAGTACTACCTGCTCGCACAGGATGTATTCCGCCTGAGCACGCTGCGTTGGGTCATGGAGACATCAATGCTCAAGACCCTGGCCGCGAAGCACCGATCCACCGTTCCGGTGATGGCCCGCGCTTTCAAGGCGACCATCAGCACCCCGGTCGGACCCCGGATCTGCTTTGAGGCCGTGGTGCAGCGCGAGGCGGGAAGGAACCCACTAGTCGCCCGCTTCGGCGGGAACCCGCTCATTCGCAAGCGCACCGCCGTCCTGACCGACCGACGACCGACCATGGCCAGCCCTGGTAACGAGTTGATCCATAGGCTCCTCGCCGGGAAATGCGAGATCTGCGGCGCAGGAAAGGGACTTCAAGTCCACCACCTGCGGAAACTCGCCGATCTCAACAGGCCCGGTCGGCCAGATCGGCCGCCATGGATGACCCTGATGGCAGCACGGCGACGCAAGACCCTGGTGGTCTGCTCAGCCTGCCACCACAACATCCATGCAGGACGGGGCTCACCTCTTCCCCGGAAGTGA
- a CDS encoding transposase, whose product MEGRAVAAGKSTAHDRGAHICFADESGQSLIPPRGRTWAPRGARPVVRVAGRRGGRVNIVGAVCFKPGHRPRMFFKLHVHRGRKGEPN is encoded by the coding sequence GTGGAAGGCCGAGCTGTGGCCGCGGGTAAAAGTACCGCGCACGACCGGGGCGCCCACATCTGCTTTGCGGACGAAAGCGGCCAGTCGCTGATCCCGCCGAGGGGCCGGACCTGGGCGCCCCGCGGGGCCAGACCGGTGGTGCGGGTGGCTGGCCGTCGCGGCGGCCGGGTCAACATCGTCGGCGCGGTGTGCTTCAAGCCCGGCCACCGGCCGCGGATGTTCTTCAAGCTGCACGTCCACCGCGGCCGCAAGGGCGAGCCTAACTGA
- a CDS encoding winged helix-turn-helix domain-containing protein has translation MAGGLAAGRCHSPGVGGADGGGETLPVAVAAAGVGVEERAAGARLRRRGAGLDAEVWRLLKRHGWSCQVPVRRALERDEAAIEVWKAELWPRVKVPRTTGAPTSALRTKAASR, from the coding sequence GTGGCGGGCGGCCTGGCGGCAGGGCGGTGTCACAGCCCGGGCGTCGGCGGGGCCGATGGCGGTGGAGAAACTCTCCCCGTGGCAGTGGCAGCGGCTGGAGTCGGAGTTGAAGAGAGGGCCGCTGGCGCACGGCTTCGACGACGAGGAGCAGGGCTGGACGCTGAAGTGTGGCGGCTGCTCAAGCGGCACGGCTGGAGCTGCCAGGTGCCGGTCCGGCGGGCGCTGGAACGAGACGAGGCGGCGATCGAGGTGTGGAAGGCCGAGCTGTGGCCGCGGGTAAAAGTACCGCGCACGACCGGGGCGCCCACATCTGCTTTGCGGACGAAAGCGGCCAGTCGCTGA
- a CDS encoding transposase, producing MGLLGKGSRLSQKRRKFTPEYREEAVKMVIETSRPVAQVARELGLVEGTLGNLVNTYRREHAGEKPPLTVDERARLREQERELRELRQKVAFLEKVAAYFAKDPR from the coding sequence GTGGGTCTGTTGGGAAAGGGAAGTCGGTTGTCGCAGAAACGCAGGAAGTTCACTCCCGAGTATCGGGAAGAGGCCGTGAAGATGGTGATCGAGACGTCGCGTCCGGTCGCCCAGGTCGCCCGGGAACTCGGCCTTGTTGAAGGCACGCTCGGGAATTTGGTCAACACATATCGCCGTGAGCACGCCGGAGAGAAGCCGCCCCTCACGGTGGATGAGCGGGCACGGCTCCGCGAGCAGGAACGCGAACTGAGGGAACTGCGGCAAAAGGTCGCCTTCCTGGAAAAAGTCGCAGCGTACTTTGCCAAGGATCCTCGGTGA
- a CDS encoding IS1182 family transposase: protein MSMGVGSGQSIPALTVRVARASNPRGTAAMWVRDRLDELFTDEDFADWFPADGRRGLSPARLAMVPVLQYAENLTDRQAAEAVRCRLDWKYCLGMDLDDSGFDYSVLSEFRDRMAQGDRADRLLAVMVDHLVAAGLVKRRGGRIRTDSTHVLGAVRTLNRIELVTETLRSALEQLALEYEEWLAPLILPGWAERYGRPAFYHRLPKGKAALEEYALQVGRDGLWLLRAVFDDGAPPRIRTLTQVETLRLVWVQQYWHDAEGQLRWRAPKSTKDRLSRRSMPRRADLPPSTDGRPDPATACVPWASTEIVSPHDPQARYSRKLTAAGTKNWIGYRDHQSESCTESGPSVIVTVVTRPAPEQDIDALEAIHQSLARQQFTGLEHFVDAGYISPESIEQAARVHGITLTGPVRADPRAQDHPGFTKADFIPDWQARTLTCPRGITSHPWKPTLSDQHERLSVLFPKPACRACEDRLACTGNIDGRARHITLLPQRLQEIQTRVRREQDTEPWQRHYAIRTGCEATVSETVHAHGLRRCRYRGITKTHVQHVLTAAGANILRLSQSGPPSSELPARTKPVSRFRQLCRVLPT from the coding sequence ATGTCGATGGGTGTGGGTTCGGGGCAGTCGATTCCGGCGTTGACGGTGCGGGTGGCCCGGGCGAGTAATCCGCGGGGCACGGCGGCGATGTGGGTGCGGGACCGGTTGGACGAGCTGTTCACGGACGAGGATTTCGCCGACTGGTTCCCGGCCGACGGGCGGCGGGGTCTGTCGCCGGCCCGGCTGGCGATGGTGCCGGTGCTGCAGTATGCGGAAAATCTGACCGACCGGCAGGCCGCCGAGGCGGTCCGCTGCCGACTGGACTGGAAGTACTGCCTCGGGATGGATCTTGACGATTCGGGATTCGACTACTCCGTGCTCAGCGAGTTCCGAGACCGGATGGCCCAGGGAGACCGGGCTGACCGGCTGCTGGCCGTGATGGTGGACCACCTTGTGGCGGCCGGGCTGGTCAAGCGACGCGGTGGCCGGATCCGGACGGACTCGACCCACGTGCTGGGCGCAGTGCGGACGCTGAACCGGATCGAGCTCGTCACCGAGACCCTGCGATCCGCGCTGGAGCAACTCGCCCTCGAGTATGAGGAATGGCTGGCACCGTTGATCCTGCCGGGTTGGGCAGAACGTTACGGGCGACCGGCCTTCTACCACCGGCTTCCCAAGGGCAAGGCGGCCCTGGAGGAGTACGCGCTGCAGGTCGGCAGGGACGGCCTCTGGTTGCTGAGGGCCGTGTTCGATGACGGTGCCCCACCACGGATACGGACGCTGACGCAGGTCGAGACGCTGCGTCTGGTGTGGGTCCAGCAGTACTGGCACGATGCCGAGGGCCAACTGAGGTGGCGGGCCCCGAAGTCCACCAAAGACCGGCTGAGCCGGCGCAGCATGCCCCGCCGGGCAGACCTTCCTCCATCGACGGACGGACGGCCCGATCCGGCCACGGCCTGTGTCCCATGGGCCAGCACCGAGATCGTCTCCCCTCACGACCCTCAAGCCCGCTACAGCCGCAAGCTCACCGCGGCCGGGACGAAGAACTGGATCGGCTACCGCGATCACCAGAGCGAGAGCTGTACCGAGAGCGGCCCGAGTGTCATCGTGACCGTGGTGACCAGGCCCGCTCCCGAGCAGGACATCGATGCGCTCGAGGCCATCCACCAGAGTCTGGCCCGGCAGCAGTTCACGGGTCTGGAGCACTTCGTCGATGCCGGATATATCTCGCCCGAGTCCATCGAGCAGGCCGCCCGCGTTCATGGAATCACCCTGACTGGGCCGGTCCGTGCTGACCCCCGGGCTCAGGATCATCCCGGCTTCACGAAAGCCGACTTCATCCCCGACTGGCAGGCCCGCACCCTGACCTGTCCCCGCGGAATCACCAGCCACCCGTGGAAGCCCACCCTGAGCGACCAGCATGAGCGGCTGTCCGTGCTGTTCCCCAAGCCCGCCTGCCGGGCCTGCGAAGACCGGCTCGCCTGCACCGGAAATATCGACGGCCGAGCTCGCCACATCACTCTCCTGCCCCAGCGCCTGCAGGAGATCCAGACCCGGGTCCGGCGCGAGCAGGACACCGAGCCATGGCAGCGGCACTATGCGATCCGCACCGGCTGCGAGGCCACCGTCTCTGAAACTGTCCACGCCCACGGCCTGCGCCGCTGCCGCTACCGCGGGATCACGAAGACGCACGTCCAACACGTCCTCACGGCCGCCGGAGCCAACATCCTCAGGCTCAGCCAATCCGGCCCGCCCAGCAGCGAACTGCCGGCCCGAACCAAGCCAGTCAGCAGATTCCGGCAACTCTGCCGAGTCTTGCCCACCTAG
- a CDS encoding transposase, whose amino-acid sequence MGGRKVNKRRLDLLREQSATAPHDGGVIVIDDSGDRKDGTATANVGRQWLGRLGKTDNGIVTVTTVWTDGRVYYPLHAQPYTPARPPLHPRPVRPDLPHQTADLRRSHGPGQGGGLRLPGGGRRLRLLRQRRLVSRTTRGWPALRSPAIPATGHR is encoded by the coding sequence ATGGGAGGCCGGAAGGTCAACAAACGGCGGCTTGATCTGCTTCGCGAGCAATCGGCGACGGCTCCGCACGACGGCGGGGTCATCGTGATCGACGACTCCGGGGACCGCAAGGACGGCACGGCCACCGCCAACGTGGGCCGGCAGTGGCTGGGCCGCCTGGGGAAAACCGACAACGGCATCGTCACAGTGACCACGGTATGGACCGACGGGCGTGTCTACTATCCGCTGCACGCACAGCCGTACACGCCCGCCCGCCCACCACTTCACCCGCGGCCGGTCCGACCCGACCTTCCGCACCAAACCGCAGATCTCCGCCGCTCTCACGGTCCGGGGCAAGGAGGCGGGCTTCGGCTGCCGGGCGGGGGTCGCCGACTGCGCCTCCTCCGTCAGCGACGACTGGTATCTCGCACTACGCGAGGCTGGCCTGCCCTACGTTCACCGGCCATCCCGGCGACTGGACACCGGTAG
- a CDS encoding TetR/AcrR family transcriptional regulator: protein MARAGLTAERVTIAGAELADEVGLDQVTMSQLARRLGVKDASLYTHVRGLEDLRGRIALLAADEKTIRIAEATSGRAGKDALVAFANAWREYAHEHPGRYAATQTPIQIDPELAAKAPGPQRAGELTYGILRGYGLVEPDLTDAVRLLRSTFHGFVALEAAGAFAHERSPQHSWIRALDALHSLLEHWPPSQEGDSS from the coding sequence ATGGCGCGGGCAGGGCTGACGGCAGAGCGGGTGACGATCGCGGGCGCCGAGTTGGCGGACGAGGTCGGACTCGACCAGGTGACCATGTCGCAGTTGGCTCGGCGGCTCGGCGTGAAGGATGCGAGCCTCTACACGCACGTCCGCGGCCTGGAGGATCTGCGCGGACGAATCGCACTGCTGGCGGCGGACGAGAAGACCATCCGTATCGCGGAGGCGACCTCCGGGCGGGCGGGCAAGGACGCGCTGGTCGCGTTTGCCAACGCCTGGCGGGAGTACGCCCACGAGCATCCGGGGCGCTACGCGGCGACGCAGACCCCGATCCAGATCGACCCTGAGCTGGCCGCAAAGGCGCCCGGACCGCAGCGCGCAGGCGAGCTGACCTACGGCATATTGCGCGGCTACGGACTGGTCGAACCCGACCTGACCGACGCGGTCCGGTTGCTGCGCAGCACGTTCCACGGATTCGTCGCCTTGGAGGCCGCGGGCGCGTTCGCACACGAGCGTTCGCCGCAGCACTCCTGGATCCGCGCACTCGACGCCCTGCACTCCCTCCTGGAGCACTGGCCCCCGTCCCAAGAAGGAGACTCTTCATGA
- a CDS encoding alpha/beta fold hydrolase gives MTDPTIGSLRVNGATLHYEVRGQGPLLLLIPGGAGGAASFDGIADDLAVEYTVATYDPRGMSRSALDDPEAEQRVAEHADDALRIMDLLSPGEPARVFGSSSGAITALHLLTVRPERVERLVAHEPPLVEILPDAPEHRALIARVQEAFRSEGLMPAMAVFAAGMKKDGDTAEPKAEVKLPPQAAARAERTMANLPYFVGRIVPSFMSYAPDIHRLEALSDRFVLACGQDSRGELIYRPAAFLAEHLGTELRHFPGGHTGLTTHPAEFGELLRQAFRA, from the coding sequence ATGACCGATCCAACCATCGGCAGCCTGCGCGTGAACGGCGCGACCCTGCACTACGAAGTGCGTGGCCAGGGCCCGCTCCTGCTGCTGATCCCCGGAGGGGCGGGGGGCGCGGCCTCCTTCGACGGCATCGCCGACGACCTGGCCGTCGAATACACCGTCGCGACCTACGACCCGCGCGGCATGTCCCGAAGCGCGCTGGACGACCCCGAAGCCGAGCAACGCGTGGCCGAGCACGCCGACGACGCGTTGCGGATAATGGACCTGCTGTCGCCCGGTGAGCCCGCCCGGGTGTTCGGCTCCAGCTCGGGCGCGATCACCGCGCTGCACCTGCTCACCGTTCGCCCCGAACGCGTCGAGCGCCTCGTGGCGCACGAACCGCCGCTGGTGGAAATCCTGCCGGACGCCCCCGAACATCGCGCGCTCATCGCACGCGTGCAGGAGGCCTTCCGCTCCGAGGGGCTCATGCCAGCGATGGCCGTGTTCGCCGCCGGCATGAAGAAGGACGGCGACACCGCCGAGCCGAAGGCCGAAGTCAAGCTGCCACCGCAGGCGGCGGCACGGGCCGAGCGGACGATGGCCAACCTGCCCTACTTCGTCGGGCGCATCGTGCCCAGCTTCATGTCCTACGCTCCGGACATCCACCGGCTGGAGGCACTGTCGGACCGATTCGTGCTCGCCTGTGGCCAGGACTCACGCGGCGAGCTGATCTACCGTCCGGCCGCCTTCCTGGCCGAGCATCTTGGCACGGAACTCCGGCACTTCCCCGGCGGGCACACCGGCCTGACCACGCACCCCGCCGAGTTCGGCGAGCTCCTCCGGCAGGCATTTCGAGCCTAA
- a CDS encoding helix-turn-helix domain-containing protein — protein MSTDYQQAREDLGIRLRELRLSAPEGRLTGTQLATRLGPGWSKVKVSKLENGRQTATSEDLRAWAQGTGQPETYDELLARLRGFESHIRSWRRQLSAGHKTVQDAAAAEGERTEVLTIWENCLIPGMLQIPDYARHVFARHSELMRSPRDTEDAVRARIQRQEGLYQRGWKYRIMMWEGALRSLVCPPSVLASQLHHLAGAIGLDTVELGVIPFSASLKIFPGNSFWVYDERLAIVEDWHAELWIDDADSVSTYLRVWNTLQESAVYGADAHNVINVARRALIPR, from the coding sequence GTGAGCACGGACTATCAGCAGGCGCGTGAGGATCTCGGAATTCGGCTCCGGGAACTGCGGCTCTCCGCCCCTGAGGGTCGGCTCACCGGTACGCAGCTCGCGACCCGCCTCGGCCCGGGGTGGTCCAAGGTCAAGGTCAGCAAGCTGGAAAACGGCCGGCAAACCGCGACCTCCGAGGATCTCCGGGCGTGGGCGCAGGGGACCGGGCAGCCCGAGACGTACGACGAACTCCTGGCCCGGCTCAGAGGATTCGAGTCGCACATCCGCTCATGGCGCCGCCAACTGTCGGCAGGGCACAAGACGGTGCAGGACGCGGCAGCGGCGGAGGGGGAGCGGACGGAGGTCCTCACCATCTGGGAGAACTGTCTCATCCCCGGAATGCTGCAGATCCCGGACTACGCCCGCCACGTCTTCGCCCGCCACTCCGAACTCATGCGCTCCCCACGCGACACCGAGGACGCAGTACGTGCCCGGATCCAGCGCCAGGAGGGTCTATACCAGCGCGGCTGGAAGTATCGGATCATGATGTGGGAGGGGGCGCTGCGCTCGCTGGTCTGCCCCCCGTCCGTACTGGCCTCGCAGCTCCATCATCTGGCGGGGGCCATCGGCCTGGACACCGTCGAACTCGGGGTCATCCCGTTCAGCGCCTCGCTGAAGATCTTCCCCGGCAACAGCTTCTGGGTCTACGACGAACGCCTGGCCATCGTCGAAGACTGGCACGCAGAGCTCTGGATCGACGACGCGGACAGCGTCTCCACCTACCTGCGCGTCTGGAACACCCTGCAGGAATCCGCCGTGTACGGGGCCGACGCCCACAACGTCATCAACGTGGCCAGGCGCGCCCTGATCCCGCGCTGA
- a CDS encoding DUF6879 family protein, which yields MPLWDEAEDLTGVELISEPARVNQYNRWRDAAMHYAVPYPEFVARMAAGE from the coding sequence GTGCCTCTCTGGGACGAGGCGGAAGACCTGACGGGTGTGGAGCTGATCTCGGAGCCCGCACGGGTCAACCAGTACAACCGGTGGCGTGATGCCGCCATGCACTATGCCGTCCCCTACCCGGAGTTCGTGGCACGGATGGCAGCGGGGGAGTAG
- a CDS encoding DUF6879 family protein, with product MARRLRFNGTGSGGGSCPAVHEDLDTGEIIVHGPRLTDPEALAQLQHIDEDEIPVVIPRDTLIDFGPKDREEEPRILTPEEFARMFENFRHSAWHLEMARGYAVDRETSTYQQFVRGERPTWDMASPWARTISAKTADGVSVARVRIDNPPTEGQRYLPAHAEHNAQLGEEVRNMRREDAERHNLPDEDFWIFDSHIVALCLSGTRRKT from the coding sequence ATGGCGCGACGGCTGCGCTTCAACGGCACGGGAAGTGGTGGCGGTTCCTGCCCCGCAGTGCATGAGGACTTGGACACGGGCGAGATCATCGTGCACGGGCCGCGCCTCACCGACCCTGAGGCCCTCGCCCAGCTGCAGCACATCGACGAAGACGAGATCCCGGTCGTCATCCCGCGCGACACCCTGATCGACTTCGGACCGAAGGATCGCGAGGAAGAGCCGCGCATCCTCACCCCCGAAGAGTTTGCGCGGATGTTCGAGAACTTCCGGCACAGCGCATGGCACCTGGAGATGGCCCGCGGCTACGCCGTCGACAGGGAGACCAGCACCTACCAGCAGTTCGTGCGGGGCGAGAGGCCGACGTGGGACATGGCCTCACCGTGGGCGCGCACCATCAGCGCCAAGACCGCAGACGGCGTGAGCGTCGCGCGTGTGCGCATCGATAACCCGCCGACCGAGGGACAGCGCTATCTCCCCGCGCACGCCGAACACAACGCCCAGCTGGGCGAAGAGGTACGGAACATGAGGCGCGAGGACGCGGAGCGCCACAACCTGCCCGACGAAGACTTCTGGATCTTCGACTCACACATCGTGGCCCTGTGCCTCTCTGGGACGAGGCGGAAGACCTGA
- a CDS encoding helix-turn-helix domain-containing protein, protein MGLRSLGDPHVEDALSDREAKRRLAAIRHVEEVSGNVALSCRYFGISRQTYYRWHRRYKPEGIEACAPARGHRSTAPMPPTSRPSGRSSTCDRTTTSGPRRSRCTSSATTMSRSASRGCGGSSTASPWAGCRPLSGTSATTAEGSGTRSNCPAPASRST, encoded by the coding sequence CTGGGTCTCCGATCACTAGGAGATCCACATGTCGAAGACGCCCTCTCTGACCGTGAGGCGAAGCGGCGCCTGGCCGCCATACGTCATGTCGAAGAGGTCAGCGGCAACGTCGCCCTGTCCTGCCGGTACTTCGGGATCAGCCGGCAGACGTACTACCGCTGGCACCGCCGCTACAAGCCCGAGGGCATCGAGGCTTGCGCACCCGCTCGAGGGCACCGAAGCACAGCCCCAATGCCACCCACGTCAAGGCCGTCGGGAAGATCATCTACCTGCGACAGAACTACCACTTCGGGCCCGAGAAGATCGCGATGTACCTCAAGCGCCACCACGATGTCACGATCAGCAAGTCGGGGGTGTGGCGGATCCTCGACCGCCTCGCCATGGGCCGGCTGCCGACCTCTCAGCGGTACAAGCGCCACGACCGCAGAGGGAAGCGGTACGAGAAGCAACTGCCCGGCCCCCGCGTCCAGATCGACGTGA
- a CDS encoding DUF6233 domain-containing protein, giving the protein MYVHVGVCHMAGKRSRGVTREQAWRGLTVDQIKACPHCRPDTDLGVLE; this is encoded by the coding sequence GTGTACGTCCACGTCGGCGTCTGCCACATGGCGGGGAAGCGGTCGCGCGGTGTCACACGCGAGCAGGCGTGGCGTGGACTCACGGTGGACCAGATCAAGGCGTGCCCGCACTGCCGACCGGACACCGACCTCGGGGTGCTGGAGTGA
- a CDS encoding IS4 family transposase encodes MDETIPNRASFTRARQRPGPEVLEAVFRRVCGRVAPARVGTAFWRGMRLAAVDGFVLDLPDNKDNREFFGGPSDARGAPASFPQVRVVTLTETGTRASIDAGIGGFNGGERELAVQLASSAVGILVIMDRNFPGVELWKAFTCGGAHLLLRARATVASRPLEVLPDGSYLGRVSLGGQRAPHPGGVTVRVVEYRVDGGELIRLLSDLLDVNAYPAAELASLYRDRWEAESAYRQVKTFQRGPAQVLRSATPTLVHQEVWAHLVVHHCLSGIIMRVADGERIDPHRISFVKVLKHIRRSVIRQTKDAVSAVGAFLAMLEVKIRRKLDTGASPRP; translated from the coding sequence ATGGACGAGACGATCCCGAACCGGGCCTCGTTCACCCGCGCCCGGCAGCGCCCGGGGCCAGAGGTGTTGGAGGCGGTGTTCCGTCGGGTGTGCGGACGGGTGGCCCCTGCCCGGGTGGGCACGGCGTTCTGGCGCGGGATGCGGTTGGCCGCCGTCGACGGCTTCGTACTGGACCTGCCGGACAACAAGGACAACCGGGAGTTCTTCGGCGGGCCGAGCGACGCGCGCGGCGCGCCGGCCAGCTTCCCGCAAGTGCGGGTGGTGACGCTGACCGAGACCGGCACGCGCGCCTCGATCGATGCCGGGATCGGCGGTTTCAACGGCGGCGAGCGGGAGTTGGCAGTGCAGCTGGCCTCCTCTGCGGTCGGGATACTGGTCATCATGGACCGCAACTTCCCCGGGGTTGAGCTGTGGAAAGCGTTCACCTGCGGCGGGGCGCACCTGCTACTGCGGGCCCGGGCGACGGTCGCCTCCCGGCCGCTTGAGGTGCTGCCGGACGGGAGCTACCTGGGGCGGGTGAGCCTGGGTGGGCAGCGGGCCCCGCATCCGGGCGGGGTGACGGTCCGGGTCGTCGAGTACCGGGTCGACGGCGGCGAGCTGATCAGACTCTTGAGCGATCTGCTTGATGTCAATGCCTACCCAGCAGCGGAGTTGGCCTCGCTCTACCGTGATCGCTGGGAGGCGGAATCGGCCTACCGGCAGGTCAAGACGTTCCAGCGTGGACCCGCGCAGGTGTTGCGCTCGGCCACTCCGACGCTGGTGCACCAGGAGGTCTGGGCGCATCTGGTGGTGCACCACTGCCTGAGCGGGATCATCATGAGGGTCGCCGACGGCGAGCGGATCGACCCGCACCGGATCTCCTTCGTCAAGGTTCTCAAGCACATACGGCGCAGCGTGATCCGGCAAACCAAGGACGCCGTCTCGGCCGTCGGGGCATTCCTGGCGATGCTGGAGGTCAAGATCCGCCGCAAGCTCGACACCGGGGCCTCGCCGCGGCCGTAG
- a CDS encoding fic family toxin-antitoxin system, toxin component, which yields MILHIDESWILEVAERAGSRDPGVDDYGVPVAAVARHRGELLDHPVYDGPYARAAALVHTLGRCRWLERSNLTVACATAVMYLGASNIPVNPTREQLTALAHELSNSRCTTARIAAFLRTWKP from the coding sequence GTGATCCTGCACATCGACGAGTCCTGGATCCTCGAAGTCGCCGAGCGAGCCGGCAGCCGCGACCCGGGTGTGGACGACTACGGGGTGCCCGTCGCCGCCGTCGCCCGGCACCGCGGCGAGCTCCTGGACCACCCCGTCTACGACGGCCCGTACGCCCGAGCAGCTGCCCTGGTCCACACCCTGGGCCGCTGCCGGTGGCTGGAACGCTCCAACCTGACCGTCGCCTGCGCGACCGCCGTCATGTACCTGGGAGCCAGCAACATCCCCGTCAACCCCACGCGCGAACAGCTCACCGCGCTCGCCCACGAACTGAGCAACTCACGCTGCACCACCGCGCGGATCGCCGCCTTCCTACGCACCTGGAAGCCCTGA
- a CDS encoding transposase — translation MKHYPAEFKADAVALYRSRPGATIKSVAADLGVNTETLRNWIRAADGRRPGAHSATPAAAPQPGGDAVQAELAAARKRIRELEENATSSTRRPGISRRRRAGEPLPVR, via the coding sequence ATGAAGCACTACCCCGCCGAGTTCAAGGCGGATGCGGTCGCGTTGTACCGGTCGCGTCCGGGAGCGACGATCAAGTCGGTTGCCGCCGACCTCGGAGTGAATACCGAGACGCTGCGGAACTGGATCAGGGCCGCCGACGGGCGGCGTCCGGGCGCCCACTCGGCGACCCCGGCGGCCGCGCCCCAGCCTGGCGGTGACGCGGTTCAGGCGGAGCTGGCCGCCGCACGCAAAAGGATCCGCGAGCTGGAGGAGAACGCGACATCCTCCACAAGGCGGCCCGGTATTTCGCGACGGAGACGCGCTGGTGAACCGCTGCCAGTTCGTTGA